CCGACTTCGCCGTCGACCTCTTCTACGCCGACTATGGACGTGGCGTGCTGGAGGCAGGCGGGGTGCCGGTGTTCCTCCCCCTCGACGTGGACCCGGTCGACTTCATGGGCCATCTGGACGGCGTGCTGCTCACGGGAGGCGCCGACATCGATCCGGCCAGGTACGGCCACGAGCCGCAGACCGATGCCTTTCCACCGGAGCCACTGCGTGACGACCACGAGTGTGCCGTCCTGCAGGCGGCCGTCGACCGCTCGCTGCCGACGGTCGGCATCTGCCGGGGCCTCCAGCTCATCAACGTGCACGCTGGCGGCACCCTCCACCAGGACGTTCCGACACACGCGGGCTTCGACCACCCCACAACCAAAGAGTGGCACGGGGTCTCCTTCGAATCGGGTTCGGTGCTGGCAGGCATCTACACGGACGACCGTCGGGTCAACTCGTTGCACCACCAGACCGTTGACAGGCTGGGTGCCGGCCTGCGAGCGACGGCCTTCGCCGAGGACGCCTCCATCGAGGGCCTGGAGCACGAGTCGCTCCCAATCGTGGCCGTCCAGTGGCACCCCGAGATGCTCCCGGGCCGACCCGGCGATCCACTCTTCGCCTGGCTGGTCGAAGCGGCTGCAGAGCGATCCTGAGACGTCGCCTACAGGCTTTCGGATTCAGCCCTCTGCTGTCGAACCGATGTAAGCGGCCTGGACAACCGGGTCAGCCTGAATCTCCTCTGGGGTCCCGTGCGCAATGACCTGACCGCAGTCAAGGCAGTAAATGCGATCGCAAATACCAATGATGAAGTTCAGATCGTGATCGATGACGACCACCCCGGCTCCGACAAGGCCAGCCATCTGCCTGACCTGCTCGATCATCTGGAGGGACTCCGAGTCACTCATTCCCGACGTCGGCTCATCCAAGAGCAGGAAGGCAGGTGCCGTAGCGGCAGCACGGGCAAGTTCCAGTCGACGGGAAGTTCCGTAGTCGAGTTCGCGGGCCCGACGATCGCGATGCGCCCAGAGACCTGCAGCAGCAATCAACCCGTCAACGTCGCAGGGTGACCGATGCCGACGATGCGACGCTGCCACGAGGTATGAAACCTCGACATTCTCGCGAACCGTGAGAGAAGGAAACAGGCGGAGGTTCTGGAAGGTCCGTACCAACCCGCTCCTTGCGATCTTGAAGGACGGAGCCGTCGTGAGATCGGTGTCTCCGAGAGATATTCGCCCGGAATCGGACTCAACAAGTCCGGTAATGACGTTCAAGAGCGTCGTCTTGCCGGCACCGTTGGGACCGATGATGCCTACCACCTCACTTCTGGCAGCCTCGATTCCCACACCTGTCAGTGCCTGGAACCCTCCAAAGGCCACATCGACCCCGCTGGCCACCAGCGAAGCTGAGTCATCCGGCTCAACCACCTGAGGGGAAGCTGGTGGGGACTCTCTACTCCGACGGAACTTCGCATGGAGCCATTCATCCAACTCCCAGTCGTCGAGAAGGCCCGAGGGACGCCAGATCATGAAACCCAGCATCGAGACACCCAGGAACACGGTCTTGAGGTTCTCCCTGAAGATCCAATCAAGAGGCGCTCCGTCGAGACCCACGCCAAACATCTCGAAGCCATCCTGACCCAGGCGCCGCGCCAACTCGCGACCCGCGGTGATGACCGCCACTCCGAGCAGGGCCCCGGACACGCTGCGACGGCCACCGACGATAAGCATCACCAGCGTGACCAACGTTAGGTTGAAGAAGAAGTCACCCGGAAGGATCGAACCCTTCTCGTAGACCCGCAGGCTGGCCCCGACACTCACAATTGCCACTGAAATCAGGAGCGCCACCATCTGCTGCACAAGCGGGTTCACGCCCATCGCTCGTGCCGCCAGGTCGTCTTCGCGGGCCGCCACCGCCAGACGCCCGCCCCTGCTCTGCGCATACAGCCGCGCAACGAGGATGGCGAGAAACAGCGCTACATAGATTGCTACGCGCCCGTTCAGCGTGCCACCGATGCGAAAAGACAGGCCCGCCCGATCACCGCCGGTTACCGCAGGCCAGTTTCGGGCCACCTCGTGCGTCACGAACAACAGTGCCAAC
The Longimicrobiales bacterium genome window above contains:
- a CDS encoding gamma-glutamyl-gamma-aminobutyrate hydrolase family protein (Members of this family of hydrolases with an active site Cys residue belong to MEROPS family C26.); this encodes DFAVDLFYADYGRGVLEAGGVPVFLPLDVDPVDFMGHLDGVLLTGGADIDPARYGHEPQTDAFPPEPLRDDHECAVLQAAVDRSLPTVGICRGLQLINVHAGGTLHQDVPTHAGFDHPTTKEWHGVSFESGSVLAGIYTDDRRVNSLHHQTVDRLGAGLRATAFAEDASIEGLEHESLPIVAVQWHPEMLPGRPGDPLFAWLVEAAAERS
- a CDS encoding ATP-binding cassette domain-containing protein, which produces MFPDLRRDVVFPIAGSVILFTLVVASGLVYQSQFGGVGERLITMALIDAIIVLGMQVFIGNTGILSFGHIGFGAIAGYAFAVSAISPVEKMKRIPDAPFGLTDVNVDPLLAVLIALAATLVVALVVGLGLARSGAESGAVSATVITLALLFVTHEVARNWPAVTGGDRAGLSFRIGGTLNGRVAIYVALFLAILVARLYAQSRGGRLAVAAREDDLAARAMGVNPLVQQMVALLISVAIVSVGASLRVYEKGSILPGDFFFNLTLVTLVMLIVGGRRSVSGALLGVAVITAGRELARRLGQDGFEMFGVGLDGAPLDWIFRENLKTVFLGVSMLGFMIWRPSGLLDDWELDEWLHAKFRRSRESPPASPQVVEPDDSASLVASGVDVAFGGFQALTGVGIEAARSEVVGIIGPNGAGKTTLLNVITGLVESDSGRISLGDTDLTTAPSFKIARSGLVRTFQNLRLFPSLTVRENVEVSYLVAASHRRHRSPCDVDGLIAAAGLWAHRDRRARELDYGTSRRLELARAAATAPAFLLLDEPTSGMSDSESLQMIEQVRQMAGLVGAGVVVIDHDLNFIIGICDRIYCLDCGQVIAHGTPEEIQADPVVQAAYIGSTAEG